One stretch of Thermodesulfovibrionales bacterium DNA includes these proteins:
- a CDS encoding ATP-binding protein: MNERVFSISVLLFLGIFIMLLLFRLVTKIRRNRDVLEKKEGSQVSFVVDTFHELVVKLKEKEKELAALHKKAEERADVFETYNEYILQSVPSGVISLDSALIVTKVNSSAEKILSIRAEDVIGKSYGEVFRDPLRSILESRKVVGREDIQYTTPSGKAIHIGYTVTPLLNTKKETIGQILVFTDLTELKALEAQAELRERLSSLGEMAAGIAHELRNPMGVIAGYTKLLSKKMDPSMAHVVDSVSKEIAVMDRIITDFLSFARPTELNVTVVDVASLLKTCVENVTSGQEGITVNSGISGIPAIYGDEILLRQAFTNLIQNAVESMPHGGELTFGFSSDRISVEITISDTGHGVPDTIKDKIFLPFYTTKDRGTGLGLAIVHKIVVSHRGTITVESSEKGTTFRVRLPIKGTKDEG, encoded by the coding sequence ATGAACGAAAGGGTCTTTTCTATTTCTGTCCTTCTCTTTCTCGGTATCTTCATCATGCTCCTCCTCTTTCGTTTGGTGACGAAGATCAGGAGGAACAGGGATGTTCTCGAAAAGAAGGAAGGGTCACAGGTCTCCTTTGTTGTCGACACGTTCCATGAGCTTGTCGTTAAGCTCAAGGAAAAGGAGAAGGAACTCGCGGCCCTCCATAAGAAGGCTGAGGAACGGGCAGATGTCTTTGAGACGTACAACGAATATATCCTTCAGTCCGTGCCGAGCGGCGTCATAAGCCTCGACAGCGCTCTCATTGTGACCAAGGTCAATTCCTCTGCCGAGAAGATCCTTTCGATCAGGGCAGAGGATGTAATTGGAAAGAGCTACGGGGAAGTCTTCAGAGACCCCCTCAGGAGTATCCTCGAGAGCAGAAAAGTCGTGGGAAGAGAAGACATCCAATACACCACACCCTCAGGCAAGGCGATCCATATCGGCTATACGGTAACACCGCTCCTGAATACCAAGAAAGAGACTATAGGGCAGATCCTCGTATTTACCGACCTCACGGAGCTGAAGGCCCTCGAAGCACAGGCCGAGTTAAGAGAGAGACTGTCGAGTCTCGGAGAGATGGCGGCAGGCATTGCCCACGAGCTCAGAAACCCGATGGGCGTGATCGCGGGCTATACAAAACTGCTCTCGAAAAAGATGGACCCTTCCATGGCGCACGTTGTAGATTCGGTATCGAAAGAGATTGCGGTTATGGACAGGATCATCACCGACTTTCTGTCCTTTGCCAGACCGACGGAATTGAACGTAACGGTCGTGGACGTGGCCTCCCTTTTGAAGACGTGTGTTGAAAACGTTACCTCCGGGCAGGAAGGCATCACCGTCAATTCCGGTATCAGCGGTATCCCTGCCATCTATGGCGATGAGATTCTCCTGAGGCAGGCATTCACAAATCTTATCCAGAATGCCGTCGAGTCAATGCCCCATGGAGGCGAACTGACTTTCGGATTCTCCTCTGACAGGATTTCTGTTGAGATCACGATTTCCGACACCGGTCACGGGGTGCCTGATACCATAAAGGATAAGATCTTTCTCCCCTTTTACACCACAAAAGACAGAGGGACCGGATTGGGCCTTGCCATCGTCCATAAGATCGTGGTTTCACATCGGGGTACCATTACCGTAGAGAGCAGTGAAAAGGGGACGACGTTCCGGGTTCGGCTGCCGATAAAGGGCACAAAGGACGAAGGTTAG
- a CDS encoding prepilin peptidase: MTVIFILTFLLGAIIGSFLNVCIYRIPRGLSVVSPSSRCPSCGTTIKVYDNIPIISFFILGGRCRYCSGKIPLRYPLVETLNALMYISAVWRYGLGWQTPFLFAFCSSMIVITFIDIDFQIIPNVITLPGIVVGLVASSLVFPDPFAVNATLGFKEGMIGLLAGGGLFYFIAFVSQLILRQEAMGMGDVKMMAMVGAFMGWKAILLTTFAGSLIGSIVGILVMVLTGTGRKAKLPFGPFLAAGAILTLFVGQEIMVFYLHR, translated from the coding sequence ATGACGGTGATCTTTATCCTCACGTTCCTCTTAGGCGCCATCATCGGCTCTTTCCTGAATGTCTGTATTTACAGGATCCCGAGGGGCCTGTCCGTTGTCAGCCCTTCTTCACGGTGTCCGTCCTGCGGCACGACCATCAAGGTCTATGACAACATACCGATCATCAGTTTCTTCATCCTCGGAGGAAGGTGCCGGTATTGCTCAGGGAAGATCCCTCTGCGCTACCCCCTCGTAGAGACGCTCAACGCCCTCATGTATATCAGTGCGGTGTGGCGTTACGGACTTGGATGGCAGACCCCTTTTCTCTTCGCCTTCTGTTCGTCCATGATCGTCATAACCTTTATAGATATTGACTTTCAGATTATCCCGAATGTCATAACCCTGCCGGGGATTGTCGTCGGTCTCGTGGCGAGTTCCCTGGTCTTCCCGGACCCCTTTGCGGTCAACGCAACGCTCGGCTTCAAGGAGGGGATGATCGGTCTCTTGGCAGGAGGAGGGCTCTTCTACTTTATTGCCTTCGTCAGTCAGCTGATCCTCAGGCAGGAAGCCATGGGTATGGGAGACGTAAAGATGATGGCCATGGTCGGGGCCTTTATGGGCTGGAAGGCGATCCTTCTCACAACCTTTGCCGGGAGTCTCATCGGCTCCATCGTCGGCATACTTGTCATGGTCCTTACGGGCACGGGGAGAAAGGCAAAACTCCCCTTTGGCCCTTTTCTCGCGGCCGGGGCAATCCTGACGCTCTTTGTTGGCCAGGAGATCATGGTTTTTTATCTCCATCGATGA
- the recG gene encoding ATP-dependent DNA helicase RecG, whose translation MDRDPSEIPIQYIKGVGPQRARLLGRLKISTVRDALYYLPYRYEDRRNIKKIHELTCGAMETAVGRIISMDVVRLPRSRFAIFELVISDGTGLLKGKWFNQPFMKRLFTVGQELILSGIVKQNPYRGRGFEIDKPEYEFLDDDAENMVHTSRIVPIYRTTAGLSLRVLRSLLYHILNTCLEKMVDSLPEEIRSRNSLPGLRESILNGHFPQADTDMDELNRGVTAFHRRLSFDEFFHLEIGIAIIKRGESRLPGIAFTAGGPLTEKLMKRLPFELTAAQQRVFQEILYDMKQPFPMNRLLQGDVGCGKTIVALLTMLRAVECGCQAALMAPTEILAEQHYINIQRLLKDLGLRITLLTGGKKEKPGEPGSEERDLVIGTHALIQEGVQFRKLGLIVIDEQHRFGVLQRAALRKKAHNPHVLVMTATPIPRTLAMTIYGDLDYSVIDELPPNRNPVITRLFTSGQKPLIYEAISSEVKKGRQIYVVYPMIEESENSDLKSAIAGKTALEKIFPDFRTAIIHGKMKTAEREAVMAAFQGRGINILVSTTVIEVGVDVPNATMMLVVHAERFGLSQLHQLRGRVGRGAGQSYCFLLAYEPYGDDARRRLGVMTKSNDGFRIAEEDLDIRGPGEFFGTKQSGVPDLKNANIARDVQLLEAARKEAFTLVGTDPEFRNEPHLKKTVEKFWAGKVEIFKTG comes from the coding sequence ATGGATAGGGACCCTTCAGAAATCCCGATCCAGTATATAAAGGGCGTCGGCCCCCAGAGGGCGAGGTTGTTAGGTCGACTCAAGATCAGCACTGTCCGTGATGCCCTCTATTATCTCCCCTACCGCTACGAAGACAGGAGAAACATAAAGAAAATCCATGAGCTGACCTGCGGCGCCATGGAGACGGCAGTCGGCAGGATTATCTCGATGGACGTCGTCCGTCTCCCTAGGAGCAGATTCGCGATCTTTGAGCTCGTCATCTCTGACGGGACAGGGCTCCTGAAGGGGAAGTGGTTCAACCAGCCTTTCATGAAGAGGCTTTTCACCGTGGGACAGGAACTGATCCTGAGCGGGATCGTGAAACAGAATCCGTATCGGGGCCGCGGATTCGAAATCGATAAGCCAGAGTACGAGTTTCTCGACGACGACGCGGAAAACATGGTCCATACATCGAGGATCGTCCCGATATACAGGACCACTGCAGGTTTGAGCTTGAGGGTCTTGCGTTCGCTTCTGTACCATATTCTGAACACCTGTCTTGAGAAGATGGTCGATTCCCTTCCCGAGGAAATACGGTCGAGGAATTCCCTCCCCGGGTTAAGAGAGAGCATCCTGAACGGCCATTTCCCGCAGGCCGACACCGATATGGACGAGCTTAACAGAGGTGTTACGGCCTTCCACCGGAGGCTGTCCTTTGATGAGTTCTTTCATCTCGAGATCGGGATTGCCATCATAAAGCGCGGCGAGAGTAGACTGCCGGGAATCGCTTTTACCGCCGGCGGTCCGCTGACTGAGAAACTCATGAAGAGACTTCCCTTTGAACTCACTGCTGCACAGCAGAGGGTATTTCAGGAGATTCTCTATGATATGAAGCAGCCCTTTCCCATGAACAGGTTACTCCAGGGAGACGTGGGCTGCGGCAAGACGATCGTTGCCCTCCTGACGATGCTGAGGGCCGTCGAGTGCGGGTGTCAGGCGGCTCTCATGGCGCCGACCGAGATACTTGCTGAGCAACATTACATCAACATTCAACGCCTCCTGAAGGACCTGGGACTCAGAATCACGCTCCTCACGGGCGGGAAAAAAGAGAAGCCCGGGGAGCCGGGATCAGAGGAGAGGGACCTCGTCATCGGAACCCATGCCCTGATCCAGGAAGGGGTGCAGTTCAGGAAACTGGGTCTTATCGTTATTGATGAGCAGCACCGCTTTGGAGTGCTCCAGCGGGCTGCCCTGAGAAAAAAGGCCCATAATCCCCATGTCCTGGTCATGACTGCAACCCCTATACCGAGGACCCTTGCGATGACGATCTATGGAGACCTGGACTATTCGGTCATAGACGAGCTTCCTCCCAACCGGAATCCTGTCATAACGAGGCTTTTCACCAGCGGTCAGAAGCCCCTCATATATGAAGCGATCTCGTCAGAGGTGAAAAAGGGACGTCAGATCTACGTAGTCTACCCCATGATCGAGGAATCGGAAAACTCGGACCTCAAATCTGCCATAGCAGGCAAAACGGCGCTTGAGAAGATATTTCCCGATTTCAGGACGGCGATCATTCATGGTAAGATGAAGACTGCCGAAAGAGAAGCGGTGATGGCTGCTTTTCAGGGGCGAGGGATTAATATCCTTGTCAGCACGACAGTGATTGAAGTGGGGGTTGATGTCCCCAACGCGACGATGATGCTCGTTGTCCACGCAGAGCGCTTTGGCCTCTCTCAGCTTCATCAGCTGAGAGGGAGGGTCGGCAGAGGGGCCGGCCAGTCGTACTGTTTCTTGCTCGCCTATGAGCCCTATGGCGACGACGCAAGGAGGAGACTCGGCGTTATGACGAAGAGCAACGACGGATTCCGGATCGCCGAAGAAGACCTCGACATCAGGGGTCCGGGTGAGTTCTTCGGAACAAAGCAGTCGGGTGTCCCCGACCTGAAGAATGCAAACATTGCCCGCGATGTACAGCTTCTTGAGGCCGCACGGAAAGAGGCATTCACGCTCGTAGGCACTGATCCTGAGTTCAGGAACGAACCTCACTTAAAGAAGACCGTGGAGAAGTTCTGGGCAGGGAAGGTCGAGATCTTCAAAACAGGCTGA
- the nusA gene encoding transcription termination factor NusA translates to MTKELCFIVEQISREKGISRETLLKTLESALLSAARKKYGGRTNINLRIDPKTCNIDVFEIKRIVEEVADKNEEISVEDAKVRFPDKALGDEVEFPIHLQDFGRIAAQTAKQVILQRVREAERDVIYAEFKNKVGHVLSGLVMRKEKGFYYLNIGKTEAVLPQKDTLAGENLKRGDTVRVYIEDVRITPKGPMIQLSRTNPNFVVELFKMEVPEISEGLVVIKNVVREPGERTKIAVYSTDSTIDPVGACVGMKGTRVQSIVRELRGERIDIIPWTDDARILLSRALSPATVDKIGINEEEKTAMVIVNDQQLSLAIGKRGQNVKLAMKLTGWDIDIISESEYSKMRMDEIDKTMQEAAKKESLKQGLEPKNPEHHQG, encoded by the coding sequence ATGACAAAAGAGCTCTGTTTCATTGTTGAACAGATCAGCAGAGAGAAAGGCATATCACGAGAGACGCTTCTGAAGACCCTCGAGTCGGCATTGCTTTCGGCTGCGCGGAAGAAATATGGCGGCAGGACAAATATCAATCTAAGGATCGATCCGAAAACGTGCAATATCGATGTCTTTGAGATAAAACGGATTGTAGAAGAGGTCGCTGACAAGAACGAGGAGATATCTGTCGAAGACGCAAAGGTGAGATTCCCCGATAAGGCTCTTGGTGACGAGGTCGAGTTTCCGATTCATCTCCAGGACTTTGGGCGTATAGCGGCTCAGACGGCGAAGCAGGTCATTTTGCAGCGCGTCCGGGAAGCGGAGCGGGATGTCATTTATGCTGAATTCAAGAATAAGGTCGGCCATGTTCTCAGCGGACTCGTCATGCGAAAAGAAAAGGGATTCTACTACCTGAATATCGGAAAGACCGAGGCGGTACTCCCGCAGAAAGACACCCTTGCAGGGGAAAACCTCAAGAGGGGAGATACCGTCAGGGTCTATATCGAGGATGTAAGGATCACGCCGAAGGGACCGATGATACAGCTCTCAAGGACGAATCCGAACTTCGTTGTCGAGCTCTTCAAGATGGAGGTGCCGGAGATTTCGGAGGGGCTTGTCGTCATTAAGAATGTTGTCCGTGAGCCCGGGGAAAGGACAAAGATAGCTGTCTACTCAACGGATTCGACGATTGACCCGGTGGGCGCCTGTGTCGGCATGAAAGGGACAAGGGTCCAGTCCATCGTGCGCGAGCTCCGCGGAGAAAGGATCGACATTATCCCCTGGACCGATGACGCAAGGATACTCCTTTCACGGGCGCTCAGCCCTGCCACCGTGGACAAGATCGGAATCAATGAGGAAGAAAAGACCGCGATGGTGATCGTCAATGACCAGCAGCTCTCTCTCGCCATCGGCAAGAGGGGACAGAATGTGAAACTCGCGATGAAGCTCACAGGATGGGACATCGATATTATCAGTGAGTCTGAATACTCAAAGATGCGTATGGATGAGATCGATAAGACCATGCAGGAGGCCGCAAAGAAGGAATCGCTGAAGCAGGGCCTTGAGCCCAAAAATCCGGAACATCACCAGGGGTGA
- the rimP gene encoding ribosome maturation factor RimP, with product MNHSFVFYMDRRVEERIRVLAGQVAGELGFHVVDVRLVGQGRRISLKVFIDKEGGVTLDDCETFSRSLEGLMDVEDPIRGPYSLEVSSPGIDRPLKTLEDFRKNLGKLLRVVTRGMIDKQSFFLGRLQEVREGSVVLSLSGKKDSTKEIEIPFAMIAKAQIEIEVG from the coding sequence TTGAACCACTCTTTTGTTTTCTATATGGACAGAAGGGTTGAGGAGAGGATCAGGGTTCTTGCCGGCCAGGTGGCCGGTGAACTGGGATTTCATGTTGTGGATGTGCGCTTGGTGGGACAGGGAAGGAGGATTTCCCTCAAGGTCTTCATTGATAAGGAAGGCGGCGTCACCCTCGACGACTGTGAGACCTTCAGCAGGAGCCTCGAAGGGCTTATGGACGTTGAAGACCCGATACGGGGTCCTTACTCACTGGAGGTTTCGTCTCCGGGGATTGACAGACCGCTGAAGACCCTGGAGGATTTCAGAAAGAATCTCGGGAAACTTTTGAGGGTCGTTACGAGAGGGATGATCGATAAGCAAAGTTTTTTTCTGGGGAGGCTTCAGGAGGTCCGCGAGGGTTCCGTAGTGCTTTCCCTGAGCGGGAAAAAGGACAGCACGAAGGAAATTGAAATACCCTTTGCCATGATAGCGAAAGCCCAGATCGAGATTGAGGTAGGATGA
- a CDS encoding RNA ligase partner protein, which yields MRDESEKKIVDLSPVTHRSSMPLRVVLDTSLFVNPDVRTSLGSTPTEALETFLFMAAQIHILEFYMPPSIFEELLHFVEREKIPGDLLVILHQKPPKKHELKCPAILLYELIEDMRERINRGLRVAESSVRAAEKKKPEEIIPDLRRKYREALREGIIDSKEDVDLLLLAMELNALLVSADQGLIKWAEKLGIQWLFPEKFKAYLTGAIKRTAFLSGT from the coding sequence ATGAGGGACGAGTCAGAGAAGAAAATTGTGGACCTGTCACCTGTCACACATCGGTCTTCAATGCCGCTGAGGGTTGTCCTCGATACGAGCCTTTTCGTCAACCCTGATGTGAGAACGAGCCTCGGCAGCACACCGACGGAAGCCCTCGAAACGTTCCTCTTTATGGCGGCCCAGATCCATATCCTTGAGTTCTACATGCCTCCTTCCATCTTCGAAGAACTCCTCCACTTTGTCGAGAGAGAGAAGATCCCGGGGGACCTCCTTGTGATACTCCATCAAAAGCCTCCCAAAAAACACGAACTGAAGTGCCCAGCGATCCTCCTCTATGAGCTGATCGAGGATATGAGAGAACGGATCAACCGCGGCCTCAGGGTCGCCGAAAGTTCGGTCAGGGCTGCTGAAAAGAAGAAACCTGAGGAGATTATCCCGGATTTGAGGAGGAAGTATCGAGAGGCCCTGCGGGAAGGTATCATCGACAGCAAAGAGGATGTTGATCTCCTTCTCCTCGCCATGGAGCTCAATGCCCTTCTCGTTTCTGCTGATCAGGGTCTCATAAAGTGGGCCGAGAAACTCGGGATCCAGTGGCTTTTCCCCGAGAAGTTTAAAGCGTATCTGACGGGAGCCATAAAGAGAACAGCCTTTCTTTCAGGCACCTAG
- a CDS encoding tetratricopeptide repeat protein → MGKIALLIVVVFLVALGYFALLNKETVSLTITPKTIYEMPKIALILLSSASGIALTLIIFFIRDTKRFIEGRQYQRKQKRDLKVQELYSKALNAILADNGEEAKAALEGILQEDPGHLDTILRLGDIAVESEDYSKAITYYKRAKEIQPQNLEVLFSLVRVMEKTNRIPDARLYLDEILDADPDNLSALYIKRSFMEKKDEWDEIIDLQKTVIKSEHHERDRQREQKNLLGYKYEQGRYSLENGQYEKAKKAFRTLIRLDKNFIPAYLGLAEVMVREGDTEEVISFLEKGFEQTSSMIILARVEDLLINLGEPARLIRLYKNALSRSPQNQTLSFFLGKLYYRLEMLDDAFETLSGLDSGGSPYPILHQLLGNIYVRRQQWDRAVDEFRKVIDIKKPFKMLYCCNACGASSQEWTGRCPSCRSWNSYSFNLYGSCEAQKRDA, encoded by the coding sequence ATGGGGAAGATTGCCCTCCTTATCGTTGTCGTCTTCCTTGTTGCCCTCGGATATTTTGCCCTCCTGAACAAGGAGACGGTAAGCCTTACCATCACCCCGAAGACGATCTATGAGATGCCGAAGATCGCACTCATTCTCCTTTCGTCGGCATCAGGGATTGCGCTGACACTCATTATCTTCTTTATCAGGGATACAAAGCGGTTCATTGAAGGGAGACAGTACCAGCGGAAACAGAAGAGGGACCTGAAGGTTCAGGAACTCTATTCAAAGGCGCTGAACGCTATCCTTGCGGATAATGGAGAAGAGGCAAAAGCGGCCCTTGAAGGGATACTGCAGGAAGATCCCGGACACCTCGACACGATCCTGAGGCTCGGGGACATCGCAGTGGAGAGTGAAGATTACTCCAAGGCGATAACGTATTACAAAAGGGCGAAAGAGATCCAGCCGCAGAACCTTGAGGTGCTCTTTTCTCTCGTGAGGGTCATGGAGAAGACCAACCGCATCCCCGATGCCCGCTTGTATCTCGATGAGATCCTTGACGCCGATCCCGATAATCTCAGCGCCCTCTACATAAAGCGGTCTTTCATGGAGAAGAAGGATGAGTGGGATGAGATTATCGACCTTCAGAAGACGGTGATAAAGTCCGAACATCACGAAAGAGATCGCCAGAGAGAACAGAAGAATCTCCTCGGGTACAAGTATGAGCAGGGGCGGTACAGTCTCGAAAACGGGCAGTATGAAAAGGCCAAGAAGGCCTTCAGGACCCTCATCCGCCTCGACAAGAATTTTATCCCTGCATATCTCGGCCTTGCTGAGGTGATGGTCAGGGAGGGAGATACGGAAGAGGTGATAAGTTTTCTCGAAAAGGGATTTGAACAGACCTCTTCCATGATCATCCTGGCGAGGGTCGAAGACCTTCTCATCAACCTTGGCGAACCAGCGAGGCTTATCAGGTTATATAAGAACGCCCTTTCCCGGTCACCGCAGAACCAGACCCTCAGTTTTTTCCTCGGTAAGCTCTATTACCGGCTCGAGATGCTCGATGACGCCTTCGAGACCCTCTCCGGCCTCGACTCGGGCGGCTCCCCTTACCCTATACTGCACCAGCTCCTCGGAAACATCTATGTCAGGCGCCAGCAATGGGACAGGGCCGTAGATGAGTTCAGGAAGGTGATCGATATAAAGAAACCGTTCAAGATGCTTTACTGTTGCAATGCCTGTGGCGCTTCTTCGCAGGAGTGGACCGGACGATGTCCGAGTTGCAGATCGTGGAATTCATACAGCTTTAATCTCTATGGCTCCTGTGAGGCTCAAAAGAGAGACGCGTGA
- the rsfS gene encoding ribosome silencing factor — protein MLAAKAALAKKAQETVILELKGLTIIADYFVICSGESTTQVRAITDQIEAEFRKKSIKPLSVEGIRSARWALIDFGDVVVHVFEDETRNYYELEKLWLDAPRVSIEGEGGK, from the coding sequence ATGCTTGCCGCAAAGGCGGCACTTGCGAAAAAGGCACAGGAGACCGTAATCCTTGAGCTCAAAGGGTTGACCATCATTGCAGATTACTTTGTTATCTGTTCCGGTGAAAGCACAACCCAGGTGAGGGCCATTACCGACCAAATCGAGGCCGAGTTCCGGAAAAAATCAATAAAGCCCCTGTCTGTTGAAGGGATACGTTCTGCCCGATGGGCCCTCATTGACTTTGGTGATGTTGTTGTTCATGTCTTCGAAGACGAAACGAGAAACTATTATGAGCTTGAAAAACTCTGGCTCGACGCGCCGCGGGTCTCAATAGAAGGTGAGGGCGGGAAATAA